Proteins from a genomic interval of Clostridium sp. 'deep sea':
- the hisC gene encoding histidinol-phosphate transaminase, translating to MSKNLFRTEISKIAPYVPGKPISEVKKEFNIDKIDKLASNENPLGPSPKALKAIKEAINTVNIYPDAAAMDLRAKLADFYGLTINNVVVGSGGEQLLDFVARTFINPGDEAIMADVTFGLYSSSVTIMGGVPIKVPMIEFKHDFKQFVNAVNENTKLIYVCNPNNPSGNIMTAEEVNYLVDNVSKDIVIVFDEAYYEYAKINQEYPNSLEILKKRENTIILRTFSKVVGLAALRVGYVLTSEHISREMLKIKPVFNVNQLAQVAAIAALDDTEHINKTVQLNYKCMDLMTTYFDSKGYKYMPSNSNFIFVNIGVHSKEVFVELMKLGTIIRPGYLWGCDNWIRVSTGTIEQTKRFINNLQKILK from the coding sequence ACCTTATGTGCCTGGTAAACCAATTTCAGAAGTGAAAAAAGAATTTAATATTGATAAAATTGATAAACTAGCATCTAATGAAAACCCACTAGGACCTTCTCCTAAAGCCTTAAAAGCGATTAAAGAGGCTATAAATACAGTTAATATATATCCTGATGCGGCTGCCATGGATTTGCGAGCTAAACTTGCAGATTTTTATGGTTTAACCATTAATAATGTAGTTGTTGGAAGTGGAGGAGAGCAATTATTAGATTTTGTAGCTCGAACATTTATTAACCCAGGTGACGAGGCTATAATGGCTGATGTAACATTTGGGCTATATTCCTCATCTGTAACTATTATGGGTGGTGTACCTATAAAAGTGCCAATGATAGAGTTTAAACACGATTTTAAGCAGTTTGTTAATGCAGTTAATGAAAACACTAAGTTAATATATGTTTGTAACCCTAATAATCCCTCTGGAAACATAATGACAGCAGAAGAAGTTAACTATTTAGTAGATAATGTGTCCAAAGATATTGTTATAGTATTTGATGAAGCTTATTATGAGTATGCCAAGATAAATCAAGAATATCCAAACTCATTAGAAATACTAAAGAAAAGAGAGAATACAATTATTTTGCGAACATTCTCGAAAGTTGTCGGTTTAGCAGCTTTAAGGGTGGGTTATGTCTTAACATCTGAACATATTTCCCGGGAAATGTTAAAGATTAAACCTGTATTTAATGTTAATCAACTGGCTCAAGTAGCGGCAATTGCAGCTTTAGATGATACTGAACACATAAATAAAACAGTGCAACTAAACTATAAATGTATGGACTTAATGACAACATATTTCGACAGTAAAGGCTATAAATATATGCCTTCTAACTCGAATTTTATTTTTGTTAATATTGGTGTCCATAGTAAAGAGGTGTTTGTAGAGTTAATGAAACTAGGCACTATTATAAGACCAGGTTATTTATGGGGTTGTGATAATTGGATACGAGTAAGCACCGGAACAATAGAGCAAACAAAGAGATTTATTAATAATTTGCAAAAAATACTCAAATAA